One window of the Candidatus Tisiphia endosymbiont of Sialis lutaria genome contains the following:
- a CDS encoding ABC transporter ATP-binding protein: MQNKSIITFFWHHIKPYKWFYMAMLLAPTVSSFYPSANYYAIKLFLDTIAGQENLTYQLVLLPIVIFMSAQVMLDLVWRISNIAEWKAAPYVRRSILLQSYDYVQHHSYPFFQENFTGAISSKIKGILDGYDKFWAEMHYGLLQKFFKCVVNFCALSLVNTNLGIFVLIWCSFYIPIMYKISTKLNQLSCLESESKHFIIGQVADKITNIISLFSFASRTRELKALDNNILNDFIPKQVKAYKYNFKTQIVAMCFYFVLFVFIPFYMLHLRIHGLISVGDFAFVFGIALIVADDIWDATVSLQNFTRSMGDLKSALSLVTINQQDLDKFSASPLIVDKAIIEFKNINFGYNKELIFKDMTFSISPGEKVGIVGHSGSGKSTLINLLLRYFKVANGQILIDGQNIDNVTQDSLRQNIAVIPQDTLLFHRTLMENIRYGNQEATEAEVIEASKKAHIHEFITTLPEEYNTYVGERGIKLSGGQRQRIAIARAILKDAPILILDEATSALDSQTERFIQDSLNFLIQDKRKTVLAIAHRLSTLKHMDRIIVLDKGVIIEEGTHTTLIRNKHSLYKKLWKLQEI; encoded by the coding sequence ATGCAAAATAAATCTATTATTACATTTTTTTGGCACCATATAAAACCATATAAATGGTTTTATATGGCTATGCTACTTGCTCCTACTGTAAGTAGTTTTTACCCGTCTGCTAATTATTATGCGATTAAATTATTTCTTGATACAATAGCTGGGCAAGAAAATTTAACTTACCAGTTAGTTCTACTGCCGATTGTAATATTCATGTCTGCACAAGTGATGTTAGATTTGGTTTGGCGTATCAGTAACATAGCTGAATGGAAAGCGGCACCTTATGTTCGGCGTTCTATATTGCTTCAATCATATGACTATGTTCAGCATCATTCTTATCCGTTCTTCCAAGAAAATTTTACAGGAGCTATCAGCAGCAAAATCAAAGGCATTTTGGATGGATATGATAAATTCTGGGCGGAAATGCATTACGGATTGCTGCAAAAGTTTTTTAAATGTGTTGTAAATTTTTGTGCCCTTAGCCTTGTTAACACAAATCTTGGCATATTTGTACTAATATGGTGTAGTTTTTACATACCAATTATGTATAAAATCTCAACTAAATTAAACCAACTATCTTGCTTAGAATCCGAAAGCAAGCATTTTATAATTGGACAAGTTGCCGATAAAATTACTAATATTATTTCACTTTTTTCTTTTGCTTCTAGGACAAGAGAATTAAAGGCACTAGATAATAATATATTAAATGATTTTATTCCCAAACAGGTAAAAGCATACAAATATAACTTTAAGACTCAAATAGTAGCTATGTGTTTCTATTTTGTTTTGTTTGTTTTTATTCCATTCTATATGCTGCATTTGAGAATACATGGCTTAATTTCTGTTGGAGATTTTGCTTTTGTCTTTGGTATTGCCTTGATTGTTGCAGACGATATCTGGGATGCAACAGTTTCATTGCAGAATTTTACCAGATCAATGGGTGATCTGAAAAGTGCTTTGTCACTAGTTACTATCAACCAGCAGGATTTGGATAAATTTAGTGCAAGTCCGCTAATAGTTGATAAAGCTATTATTGAATTTAAAAATATCAATTTTGGTTATAACAAAGAGCTGATCTTTAAAGATATGACTTTTTCTATTAGTCCTGGTGAAAAGGTAGGAATAGTCGGTCATTCTGGTAGCGGCAAATCAACACTTATTAATCTCTTGTTACGTTATTTTAAAGTTGCCAATGGTCAAATTTTAATAGACGGACAAAATATTGACAATGTTACTCAGGATTCATTACGACAAAATATCGCGGTAATCCCTCAAGACACTTTGTTATTTCATCGAACGCTGATGGAAAATATCAGATATGGGAACCAAGAAGCAACTGAGGCGGAAGTAATTGAGGCAAGCAAAAAGGCACATATCCATGAATTTATTACAACATTGCCAGAAGAGTATAATACTTATGTTGGAGAGCGAGGTATCAAATTATCTGGTGGACAGCGGCAAAGGATAGCAATAGCGAGAGCTATTCTAAAAGATGCACCTATTTTGATCTTAGATGAGGCAACTTCTGCACTTGATAGTCAAACCGAGCGTTTTATCCAAGATAGTCTTAACTTCCTAATTCAAGATAAAAGAAAGACTGTGCTTGCAATTGCCCACCGCTTATCTACTTTAAAACATATGGATAGGATAATTGTGCTAGATAAAGGGGTAATTATTGAAGAAGGCACACATACTACATTAATTCGTAATAAACATAGTCTATACAAAAAATTATGGAAGTTACAAGAAATTTAG
- the secA gene encoding preprotein translocase subunit SecA, with amino-acid sequence MFSLLKKLFGTANDRNIKKLFLEIEKINLLEPSIQKLSDDQLRNKTEQFRQRLKNGESLDDLTYEAFAVVREAARRVYGMRHFDVQLIGGLILHRGMITEMRTGEGKTLVATLPAYLNALTGEGVHVVTVNDYLAKRDAEWMGKIYNFLGLSVGCIVANISDKDRHDAYRADITHTTNNELGFDFLRDNMKYSEDSKVLRPFKFAIIDEVDSILIDEARTPLIISGPVDDRSDLYTKIDKLVCQFKDEDYEKDEKLRTVNLTEDGITHVESMLVTNNLIEQGSSLYDFENLSLVHYVNQSLRAHILFNRDVDYLVRDGKVMIIDEFTGRVMEGRRYSEGLHQSLEAKEHVPIQNENQTLASITFQNYFRNYPKLSGMTGTAMTEATELKDIYNLDVLAVPTHNPITRIDYDDEIYGNKHDKYQAIIKLIQECYDRGQPVLVGTVSIEKSEEISKLLTINKITHNVLNAKFHQQEAFIIAQAGRFKAVTIATNMAGRGTDIMLGGNPEMLIEQLSLQNLPEEQYQLEMIKIKEQISEEKQRVIEAGGLFVIGTERHESRRIDNQLRGRAGRQGDPGSTKFFLSLEDDLMRIFASDRISGVLRTLGLKDGEAIHHPMISRSLEKAQQKVEGHNYEIRKNLLRFDDVMNDQRKIVYEQRTDIIASNSAHDFLASMTKELVEKVVLTFIPPGSYREDWDVNALTGELQRIFAVKLNQESITKANVTEIEVTSNVVQMVNDLYQAKNEAYSVDLMNDAIKYILLTTLDQVWKDHLHNLDHLRQGISLRAYAQKDPLNEYKREAFNLFEQMLDNLKELFIQKVCHLHMDTSHIKKESMSLANKTLQKTMRETREDPAFSKYNAGISIETQLKPIKTQVNPQDRIPSDQSSWGKVARNEICPCGSGKKYKYCHGSNE; translated from the coding sequence ATGTTTTCTTTACTTAAAAAATTATTCGGCACAGCAAACGATAGAAATATCAAAAAACTATTTTTAGAAATTGAAAAGATTAATTTGCTTGAACCATCGATACAAAAGCTTTCTGATGATCAATTGAGAAATAAAACAGAGCAATTTAGGCAAAGATTAAAAAATGGGGAGTCATTAGATGACCTAACCTATGAAGCTTTTGCTGTCGTACGAGAAGCTGCAAGAAGAGTCTATGGAATGAGGCATTTTGATGTTCAGCTAATTGGTGGATTGATATTGCATCGTGGGATGATTACTGAAATGCGTACAGGGGAAGGAAAAACTTTAGTTGCCACATTACCGGCATATTTGAATGCTCTTACTGGTGAAGGAGTACATGTTGTTACGGTAAATGATTATTTAGCAAAACGTGATGCTGAGTGGATGGGGAAGATATATAATTTCTTAGGATTATCTGTTGGGTGTATCGTTGCTAATATCAGTGACAAAGACAGACATGATGCCTATAGAGCAGATATTACTCATACAACTAATAACGAGCTTGGCTTTGATTTTCTCAGAGATAACATGAAATATAGCGAAGACTCTAAGGTACTTCGTCCCTTTAAATTCGCTATTATTGATGAAGTTGACTCAATTTTAATTGATGAAGCAAGAACTCCACTAATTATATCGGGTCCAGTAGATGATCGCTCGGATTTATACACTAAGATTGATAAATTGGTTTGTCAGTTTAAAGATGAAGATTACGAAAAAGATGAGAAATTACGAACCGTTAATCTTACTGAGGATGGTATAACTCATGTAGAATCAATGCTTGTGACCAATAATCTTATTGAACAAGGTTCAAGTCTTTATGATTTTGAGAATTTAAGTTTGGTTCATTATGTCAATCAATCATTGAGAGCCCATATTCTCTTCAATCGTGATGTTGATTATTTGGTGCGTGATGGCAAAGTGATGATTATTGATGAATTTACTGGGCGGGTGATGGAAGGTAGACGTTATTCTGAAGGGTTACACCAATCACTAGAGGCAAAAGAACATGTGCCAATTCAAAACGAAAATCAAACTTTGGCTTCTATTACTTTTCAAAACTATTTTAGGAATTATCCCAAATTATCAGGCATGACTGGTACGGCAATGACCGAAGCTACAGAGTTAAAGGACATATATAATCTTGATGTACTAGCTGTTCCTACTCATAATCCAATCACTAGGATTGATTATGATGACGAAATTTACGGCAATAAACACGATAAATATCAAGCTATTATAAAATTAATACAAGAGTGTTATGATCGCGGTCAACCTGTTTTGGTTGGAACGGTTAGTATAGAGAAGTCTGAAGAAATTTCTAAGTTACTTACCATAAATAAAATAACCCATAATGTTTTAAATGCAAAATTTCATCAACAGGAAGCGTTTATTATAGCTCAAGCTGGACGATTTAAAGCTGTGACTATTGCGACAAATATGGCAGGTCGTGGTACCGATATTATGCTTGGTGGTAATCCGGAAATGCTAATAGAGCAACTTTCTCTACAAAACCTACCTGAGGAACAGTATCAATTAGAAATGATCAAAATAAAGGAGCAAATATCTGAAGAGAAGCAGCGGGTAATAGAGGCTGGAGGGTTATTTGTTATAGGTACCGAAAGACACGAGAGTCGTAGAATAGATAACCAGTTGCGAGGAAGAGCCGGTAGACAAGGTGATCCAGGTAGTACAAAATTCTTCTTGTCTCTAGAAGACGACCTTATGCGTATTTTTGCTTCAGATCGTATTTCTGGAGTCCTAAGAACGTTAGGTTTAAAAGATGGTGAAGCAATCCATCACCCTATGATTAGCCGTTCACTTGAGAAGGCTCAGCAGAAGGTTGAAGGACATAATTACGAGATACGTAAAAATTTATTACGTTTTGACGATGTTATGAACGATCAACGTAAGATAGTTTACGAACAACGCACTGATATCATTGCATCAAACTCTGCCCATGATTTTTTAGCTAGCATGACAAAAGAACTAGTAGAAAAAGTGGTATTAACTTTCATTCCCCCCGGTTCTTATAGGGAAGACTGGGATGTAAATGCTTTAACAGGAGAGTTGCAACGTATTTTTGCTGTAAAACTAAATCAAGAATCTATAACCAAGGCTAATGTCACCGAAATAGAGGTGACATCTAATGTTGTGCAAATGGTAAATGACCTATACCAGGCAAAGAATGAAGCATATAGCGTTGACTTGATGAATGATGCAATTAAATATATTCTACTAACAACTTTAGACCAAGTATGGAAAGATCATTTACATAATTTAGATCATTTACGACAAGGTATATCACTAAGGGCTTATGCTCAGAAAGATCCACTTAACGAGTATAAAAGAGAAGCGTTCAATTTATTTGAACAAATGCTTGATAATTTGAAGGAGCTATTTATCCAGAAAGTTTGTCATCTTCATATGGATACTAGCCACATTAAAAAAGAATCAATGTCTTTGGCAAACAAAACACTGCAAAAGACCATGCGAGAAACTAGGGAAGACCCGGCTTTTAGTAAATATAATGCAGGGATTAGTATTGAAACTCAGCTTAAACCTATTAAAACTCAAGTCAATCCACAGGATAGAATACCATCAGATCAATCAAGTTGGGGAAAGGTGGCTAGAAATGAGATATGTCCTTGTGGTTCCGGTAAGAAATATAAATATTGTCATGGAAGTAATGAATAA
- a CDS encoding peptidylprolyl isomerase, which yields MKRISIAFLSASLLASSAFANEDKVVATYKGGEVKESQIMQQFQSSLDNQPSAKGKKFSDLNANIQKMLVHGYIDTKLLEQEAKNSNIESSKEFQAKLNIAKNQMIQQELMERYVKSHVDEKMINAEYDKLVASLKGKEEVKVSHILLATEKEAVNIKNRLNKGEKFAKLAKDLSKDEGSKENGGEIGYITSGQLVPEFENKALSMKVNEISSPVKTQFGWHIIMVLDKRPAQIPSKEEATANITNRLSRDAILKYVADLESKADVKIMLPQSQVTDETKK from the coding sequence ATGAAAAGAATATCTATAGCTTTTTTATCTGCTAGCTTACTTGCGAGCAGTGCTTTCGCTAACGAAGATAAAGTTGTTGCTACTTATAAAGGTGGCGAAGTAAAAGAATCGCAGATTATGCAGCAATTCCAGTCTTCTTTAGATAACCAACCAAGTGCTAAAGGTAAGAAATTTTCTGATCTTAATGCAAATATACAGAAAATGTTAGTTCATGGTTATATCGATACAAAATTGCTTGAGCAAGAAGCTAAAAATTCTAATATTGAATCTTCAAAAGAATTTCAAGCTAAATTGAATATAGCGAAAAATCAAATGATTCAGCAAGAATTGATGGAGCGTTATGTAAAATCTCATGTTGATGAGAAGATGATTAATGCTGAATATGATAAACTAGTTGCTAGCTTAAAAGGAAAAGAAGAAGTAAAAGTAAGCCATATTTTGCTTGCAACTGAAAAAGAAGCAGTAAATATAAAAAATAGGCTTAATAAAGGAGAAAAATTTGCTAAGCTTGCTAAAGATTTGTCAAAAGATGAAGGCTCTAAAGAAAATGGCGGAGAAATAGGCTATATTACTTCTGGACAATTAGTACCTGAATTTGAAAATAAAGCATTATCAATGAAAGTAAATGAAATCTCTTCTCCGGTTAAAACTCAGTTTGGTTGGCATATTATTATGGTTCTTGACAAAAGACCTGCACAGATACCTTCTAAAGAGGAAGCTACCGCTAATATAACCAATAGGCTTAGTAGGGATGCTATATTAAAGTATGTCGCTGATCTTGAGAGTAAAGCTGATGTCAAAATAATGTTACCACAGTCACAAGTAACAGATGAGACTAAAAAATAG
- a CDS encoding AEC family transporter, protein MNDIFSSTLPILLIPLLGSIIKRKWLTSEEFWRGIEKLSYFFLFPIMLFNSISVADLNASSIIRLVLALIISSSIIAVALIIYQKKTNFDKIQFTSTFQGAVRYNNYIFFGVSSPLLGQEGLAIVSAIASYMIIFTNIISVMIFSHYVPDSSVAQSSKTSFIWTLKLIVQNPLIIASIIGFLFNYSNLELHLIIKKTLSTLSDSALAIGMLNVGAGLKFFMRGTILKNVLFTSFVKLVAFPIVTIIVLSLMSITGTAKSVGVLYSCLPCASTSYALSRQLGGDPESMASIITFTTLFSIVSLSVLMWINI, encoded by the coding sequence ATGAATGATATCTTCTCTAGTACATTACCTATTCTTTTAATTCCATTACTTGGTAGTATTATCAAAAGGAAATGGTTAACTTCTGAAGAATTTTGGAGGGGGATAGAAAAATTATCGTATTTCTTTCTTTTTCCTATCATGCTTTTCAATAGTATATCCGTAGCTGATTTAAATGCATCTTCTATAATAAGGCTGGTACTTGCATTAATCATCTCCTCTTCTATTATTGCTGTTGCTTTAATTATTTATCAGAAAAAAACCAACTTTGATAAAATTCAGTTTACTTCAACCTTTCAAGGGGCAGTACGTTATAATAATTATATCTTTTTTGGCGTTAGTAGTCCTCTTTTGGGGCAGGAAGGACTTGCTATAGTATCGGCGATTGCATCCTATATGATTATTTTTACCAATATCATATCAGTAATGATTTTCTCACATTATGTTCCTGATAGCTCTGTAGCTCAGAGTTCTAAAACTAGCTTTATATGGACACTTAAATTAATAGTACAAAATCCCTTGATTATCGCTAGTATTATTGGATTCCTTTTTAATTATTCTAATTTAGAATTACATCTTATCATAAAAAAAACCTTATCTACCCTATCTGATTCTGCTTTAGCTATAGGTATGCTTAATGTTGGAGCAGGTCTTAAATTCTTTATGCGTGGTACGATTCTGAAAAATGTATTATTTACTAGTTTTGTTAAGTTAGTGGCTTTTCCTATTGTTACAATAATAGTATTGTCATTAATGTCAATTACTGGTACTGCTAAATCAGTTGGGGTTCTATATAGTTGTTTACCATGTGCTAGTACCTCTTATGCTTTATCACGTCAGCTTGGTGGAGACCCAGAATCTATGGCATCAATTATTACTTTCACAACACTTTTTTCAATAGTTTCATTGTCAGTTCTGATGTGGATAAATATCTAA
- a CDS encoding NADP-dependent malic enzyme: MDEMNKINYLKALEYHSNGKPGKIAIAATKPLDTQQDLALAYTPGVAAPCLEIAKNIDDVYKYTARGNLVAVITNGTAILGLGNLGAAASKPVMEGKAVLFKKFADIDSIDLEIDTTDPDEFINAVKYLGYSFGGINLEDIKSPECFIIEEKLKSCMQIPVFHDDQHGTAIIAAAGLINAAYITNRSLDNLKIVVSGAGAAAIACIELLIALSVDKKNVILCDKMGVVYKGRKEGMNEWKELYAVETDLRTISDAMKSADVFLGLSSKGAVSKEMVASMAQNPIIFPMANPDPEITPEDIQSVRSDAIIATGRSDYNNQLNNVMGFPYIFRGALDVRATTINQEMKIAAALSLAELARQAVPDEVYKAYPGRKMIFGPEYIIPVPFDPRLITTVSMAVAKAAIDSGVARITDFDFKNYAKELESRLNPTSHYMNLLFERIQQSVPKRVVFAEGEEEEVIKAAIIMRDAGYAHPILVGRYDKISAVLNKIGMNYDLDGITVMNAAINQNLNKYIDTLYSQLQRKGYLYRDCARLVKSDKNIFSAIMIACGDADCMVTGVTKSYYNSLEDIMKVMEPKKNNRILGYSIMITKEHNIIIADNSVTELPSEQDLVEITLQTASIARNIGMTPKIALLSFSTFGNPMREKANRVREAVRILDRMNLDFEYDGEMSADVALNPNLRNSYKFCRLSGSANVLIMPGLHSAAISTQLLQELARGVFIGPIINGFEYPVQIVRMGASASEITKIATFACIDAINL; the protein is encoded by the coding sequence ATGGATGAAATGAATAAAATAAATTATCTCAAAGCCTTAGAATATCATAGCAATGGAAAACCAGGCAAAATTGCTATTGCTGCAACTAAGCCTTTGGATACTCAACAGGACTTGGCTTTGGCTTATACGCCAGGGGTAGCAGCACCATGCCTTGAAATTGCTAAGAATATAGATGACGTTTATAAATATACGGCTAGAGGTAACTTAGTTGCTGTAATAACTAACGGCACAGCCATTCTTGGTCTTGGTAATTTGGGGGCAGCTGCGTCAAAACCGGTAATGGAAGGAAAAGCTGTTTTATTCAAGAAATTTGCTGATATTGATTCTATTGATCTTGAAATAGATACTACTGATCCAGATGAGTTTATTAATGCCGTAAAATATCTTGGTTATAGTTTTGGCGGTATTAATTTAGAAGATATTAAATCTCCTGAATGTTTTATAATTGAGGAAAAATTAAAAAGCTGTATGCAGATACCAGTTTTTCATGATGATCAGCATGGAACGGCTATTATTGCTGCAGCAGGTCTTATTAATGCGGCATATATTACCAATCGTTCATTGGATAATTTAAAAATTGTAGTAAGTGGTGCAGGGGCGGCAGCGATTGCTTGTATTGAATTACTAATTGCTCTTAGTGTCGACAAAAAAAATGTTATACTATGTGATAAAATGGGGGTTGTTTACAAGGGTCGAAAAGAAGGGATGAATGAATGGAAGGAATTATACGCTGTCGAAACCGATTTGCGTACCATAAGTGATGCTATGAAGTCAGCTGATGTATTCCTTGGTTTATCTTCTAAAGGTGCGGTATCAAAAGAAATGGTAGCTAGCATGGCTCAAAATCCCATTATTTTCCCGATGGCTAACCCAGACCCAGAAATTACTCCAGAGGATATACAGTCAGTTAGAAGTGATGCGATTATTGCTACAGGACGCTCTGATTACAATAATCAGCTTAATAATGTTATGGGATTCCCGTATATTTTCCGTGGAGCTTTAGATGTTAGAGCTACTACTATCAATCAGGAAATGAAAATAGCTGCAGCCCTTTCTTTAGCGGAGCTAGCAAGACAAGCTGTACCCGATGAAGTTTATAAAGCATATCCTGGTAGAAAAATGATTTTTGGCCCAGAGTATATAATTCCTGTGCCATTTGACCCAAGATTAATTACCACTGTTTCGATGGCAGTAGCTAAGGCAGCTATAGATAGTGGGGTTGCTAGAATTACAGATTTTGACTTCAAGAATTATGCAAAGGAATTGGAGAGCAGACTAAATCCTACCTCGCATTACATGAATCTGTTATTTGAAAGAATCCAACAATCAGTGCCTAAAAGAGTAGTCTTTGCTGAGGGCGAGGAGGAAGAGGTAATTAAGGCTGCTATTATTATGCGAGATGCTGGTTATGCTCACCCTATCCTAGTGGGTAGGTATGATAAAATATCTGCTGTTTTAAATAAAATAGGTATGAATTATGATTTAGATGGTATTACCGTAATGAATGCGGCTATTAACCAAAATCTTAATAAATATATAGATACTCTTTATAGCCAATTACAGCGTAAAGGGTATTTATACCGTGACTGTGCTAGACTTGTTAAAAGTGATAAAAATATATTCTCAGCTATCATGATAGCTTGCGGTGATGCAGATTGTATGGTTACTGGCGTAACAAAGAGCTATTATAATAGTTTAGAGGATATTATGAAGGTAATGGAACCCAAAAAGAATAATAGAATATTGGGATATTCTATTATGATTACCAAGGAACATAATATAATTATTGCTGATAATAGCGTGACTGAACTACCAAGTGAGCAAGATCTTGTAGAAATAACTTTGCAAACTGCCAGTATAGCAAGGAATATAGGAATGACGCCAAAGATTGCTCTACTTTCCTTCTCAACTTTTGGTAATCCAATGAGAGAAAAGGCAAATAGAGTAAGGGAAGCTGTTAGAATCCTAGATAGGATGAATCTAGATTTTGAATATGATGGTGAAATGTCAGCTGATGTTGCTCTGAACCCCAATTTACGTAATTCGTATAAGTTTTGTCGGTTATCAGGTTCCGCTAATGTCTTGATTATGCCTGGTTTGCATTCAGCTGCAATTTCAACGCAACTATTACAAGAATTAGCCAGAGGTGTTTTTATCGGACCAATAATTAATGGTTTTGAATATCCGGTACAAATAGTACGAATGGGGGCATCAGCAAGTGAGATAACAAAAATTGCTACATTTGCTTGTATAGATGCAATAAACCTTTAG
- a CDS encoding nucleoside triphosphate pyrophosphohydrolase: MTRKYCFKMDKLIRDLVPGIMRSRGVSVFERSMKEDEYIQRLKDKLLEESQEVIDAQTPDEVSEELADLLEVIYALSKEYNLSMEQIEAKRFIKKQKDGGFDNRIYGSYIEMHSDNENIGYFLARPEKYPEIKPSDLLNLVSPLRK, translated from the coding sequence ATGACAAGAAAATATTGTTTTAAAATGGATAAACTCATTCGTGATTTGGTACCAGGAATTATGCGGTCTCGTGGTGTTTCGGTATTTGAACGTAGTATGAAAGAAGATGAATATATCCAGCGTCTTAAGGATAAATTGTTGGAAGAATCACAAGAAGTGATTGATGCCCAAACACCCGATGAAGTTTCTGAAGAACTAGCTGATTTGCTTGAAGTAATTTATGCATTAAGTAAAGAATACAACTTATCGATGGAACAAATTGAAGCAAAGCGGTTTATTAAGAAACAGAAAGATGGTGGTTTTGATAATCGTATTTATGGCTCTTATATAGAAATGCATTCTGACAACGAAAATATTGGTTATTTTTTAGCTAGACCAGAAAAATATCCTGAAATAAAACCATCTGACCTGCTTAACTTAGTGTCACCCCTGCGTAAGTAG
- a CDS encoding ankyrin repeat domain-containing protein: protein MAKIKITEKERDSYISNKSFLEHVFIYAIKAGDNKTLELLNSRCPNFNSKIKSEDLFQALTPLVVSDKHAKIVKLIINKFGSELSQQRDTREATLLDQAACYGAAKIVKILLANKFDPNNQDFYGHTALHRAVTVNSIKTVRLLIKHPGIDLNIQDKDGNTPLHLAIFHKDYLILGELKNVGAKQNVANKRGYNYVELHKALVKESAKVTMPNLQPPEEKENAKFYEGMTNFYKGILSDENQVEYFVRAINSIKTFLNGLPISDTKDFASESLVALVKLYEYYKYKDCKDSNKLQKYIIYKAKALGVYDVLAVLHNINEKIEPECSKQESGLLIASMSLYDDTVVPVGSLCFSNDDGMNLTVG from the coding sequence ATGGCAAAAATTAAAATAACAGAAAAAGAGAGAGATAGCTACATATCAAATAAATCATTTTTGGAACATGTTTTCATATATGCTATTAAAGCTGGGGACAATAAAACACTTGAATTGTTAAATAGTAGGTGTCCTAATTTCAATTCTAAAATTAAATCAGAAGATTTATTTCAAGCATTAACGCCCCTAGTCGTAAGTGATAAACATGCAAAGATAGTAAAATTAATAATTAACAAATTTGGCAGTGAATTAAGTCAGCAAAGAGATACAAGAGAGGCAACTTTACTTGATCAAGCTGCTTGCTATGGAGCTGCAAAAATTGTAAAAATCTTACTTGCAAATAAATTTGATCCTAATAATCAAGATTTTTATGGACATACTGCGTTACATCGTGCAGTAACTGTTAATAGTATAAAAACTGTTCGTTTACTGATTAAACATCCTGGAATAGACTTAAATATTCAAGATAAGGACGGCAATACACCACTTCACTTAGCAATTTTTCATAAGGATTATTTAATATTAGGAGAATTAAAAAATGTAGGAGCAAAGCAAAATGTAGCAAATAAAAGAGGCTACAATTATGTTGAACTCCATAAGGCGTTGGTGAAAGAAAGTGCTAAAGTTACAATGCCAAACTTACAACCACCTGAGGAAAAAGAAAACGCCAAATTCTATGAAGGAATGACAAATTTTTATAAGGGTATTTTATCGGATGAAAATCAAGTAGAATATTTTGTTAGGGCTATCAATAGTATAAAAACCTTCCTTAATGGATTGCCAATATCTGACACAAAAGACTTTGCTAGTGAAAGCTTAGTGGCATTAGTTAAATTATATGAATACTATAAATATAAAGATTGTAAAGATAGTAATAAATTACAAAAATATATCATATATAAAGCAAAAGCTTTGGGGGTATATGATGTTTTAGCAGTATTACATAATATAAACGAAAAAATTGAGCCTGAGTGTAGTAAACAGGAGTCGGGACTGTTAATTGCATCAATGAGTTTATATGATGATACAGTAGTACCAGTTGGTTCTTTATGCTTTAGTAATGATGATGGTATGAATTTAACTGTAGGATAG
- the pgsA gene encoding CDP-diacylglycerol--glycerol-3-phosphate 3-phosphatidyltransferase, producing the protein MTIDKNIPNYLTIARIAVIPIIVMTFYLDSSKLAHRIAAILFILASITDFFDGYLARKFDLVSGFGKMFDPIADKLLVGCVIIMLVKKGVAGEIPCLLILAREFLVAGLREFLALIQVSIPVSRLAKIKTFTQMFALSVLILGSKGSGIIHMDLIGQIALWIAALLTVITGYSYLQACSKYF; encoded by the coding sequence ATGACTATTGACAAAAATATACCAAATTATCTGACGATAGCTCGTATAGCGGTTATTCCAATTATTGTAATGACCTTTTATCTAGATAGTTCTAAGCTTGCTCATAGAATTGCAGCGATATTATTTATTTTAGCTAGTATTACTGATTTTTTTGATGGTTATCTTGCTAGGAAGTTTGATTTAGTATCAGGATTTGGTAAAATGTTTGATCCTATAGCTGATAAATTATTAGTAGGTTGTGTAATTATAATGTTGGTAAAAAAAGGAGTTGCAGGAGAGATACCGTGTTTATTAATTTTGGCTCGTGAATTTTTGGTGGCTGGGTTACGTGAATTTTTAGCTTTAATTCAAGTAAGTATTCCTGTATCTAGATTAGCTAAGATTAAAACATTTACCCAAATGTTCGCTTTGTCAGTATTAATTCTTGGTTCTAAAGGTTCGGGTATAATTCACATGGATTTAATAGGGCAAATAGCTTTATGGATTGCCGCACTTCTGACTGTCATAACAGGATACTCATATTTGCAGGCTTGCAGTAAATATTTTTAA